The Sebastes umbrosus isolate fSebUmb1 chromosome 24, fSebUmb1.pri, whole genome shotgun sequence genome contains the following window.
GACAGGATGTTAATAACAGCGTCTGCTTTCCATCTGGTCGGCTGTGAGTACGATTTGTTTGCCTCCGCAGAGCCTCAGCTGTTGTGAAAGAAGCTCCTCAGAACTTTTCTGgttcatcttgttttttctttcccaTGTGTCATCTGCTTTCCCCTCATGCAGGCGCGTCGGACGTGGCCGGTTATTGTTTATACATAAACAGAGTGGTTGAAGCTTTTTTACAGAGCAAAGCAGATCCATCAAAACTGAGGTAATATGTGGCCTTTCAATCACCCTTATTGACAGTGAGTAACGCAAGATATTAGCCGATATTAACTGTTATTTCCTCAGCTATGAGATTGGAGCCCCCCTATACATTGGCCTGGTGGGGAGTTTCCTCATTCTACTCGGCTGCACAGTCCAATGTGCAACTGCATGCAGAGTTAACCACCCAAAAAGGTTTGTTAACGTATCATATTATGGAGACAACTGAAATAGTAGTACCCAAAATTCACTAATGTATATTGTTGTTTCTGACTGGATTCAACTCTCTCTGCAGCAGACATCCCATGGTTCCCTTTGCCGGGGAAAAAGAACACATCTATGGACCATCAAAAAAGTCACATGACCCCACTAACGCCTCCCCCTACAAGATGGcttctgttgtgtttgtgtaacGCTACAGATTCATTTTAAGTGCCCAGTTCACCCagcaattaatcaataaatgataataaatatatatacatatatcataatctaataataatccTATTCAAAACCCTACCATCACATTTAAAGATAATTTCGTCTGTAAATAATACCAGGACAGGCTTTACCagagatcacagggggtgcgccagtatttgtctgctctgagggtTGCTCATATATCACTAAAATCATAATGACACACTTACTTGattatttatacaaaagtctgtatataaaactatttaaaaagatatatattttgcTACTTTGTAGCcaaatctaatgaaatattctacTTCTAtctatatttgttggcgtttagcctttcaaaaacactcattttcactgcggtcaaaaactagcagtctagcagcaatctaacagcaccataaattacatttatttaaccacaataacaaaaaatctacttttgctctaacactattatagtaaattaattaagttaTTGCAAAATGCATTCACTTGGCAAATCCATCAAAACGAGATTACTTTGTTTATGTTGATGAAAGTGCCGAGTTCTATTCATTATAGagagttgatttaataaaaaaagactaactcatttattaaacagaattaatttattcaaactgaggattttgtttgaggattacattttaatttaatttaatttaatttaatttaatttaattttaatttaatttaaaatgtattttattttgggcGATGACTTTTCTTGTCTTGCAAAACTAATAGCCTACCAAATGAGCTATGTGTATTCAAAAATAAACAATGGGAATGGTTTCCATCCTGTGTGAttatttttctaactttatccAAAAAAGGAGCTCTGACAGAGACATTGTGTTCTTGTTTGTGAGTTTCACCCTGATGTTCTGTTTGGGGTACTAGAGACATTTCTTTGTCTgtacatgactttttttgacaaacaaatgtaatatatatttgtttctgCATAGCCCACACaacatataaaacatgaaatattccCCTTTTTTGGCTTATTTGTGgtaatttctgtattttgtcacTTTCACATGTACAAATCCAGTTTTTAGCTAAAGAAAAGATTTCAATAGTTTTGAGggcagaaaagaagaaaaggtatttgaagaaagaaaaagtggtTGATTTTGTGACAATGAGGAGGTAAAACAATGGTAGCATGATACAGCAAGATGTAATCCTTCACCATTTCTGTCTGAGCGCTGGGAACGTGAAGGATGCTTACGAGGCAAAACCATCTAAAAGATAAGATGACAACACAACACTGCTAGTCTGACACCAACACCTCAGCAGTGACATAGAGATAGAGCTCAGTCCAGTTTCCCACGGTGACAAGTTGTTCAAACTTGGACGTTACTCTATATTTAACACATCTTGGTAGtttttcacctctactactggaGGATCTGCCAGCACTCACCATGAAGTACAGGACGGTGGTGATGTACTTGGAGATCGGCTGCTTCGTGTCCTGCCTGTGCGGCTGGATCCTGGTGTGCTCCACTCTTGCCACAGAGTACTGGACTTGGTCCGAGGTGGGCAGCGTCGTGCTAACAACCTCCAACTACTACTCCAACCTGTGGAAGGACTGCATCTCAGACACCACGGGGGTGTCCGACTGCAAGGATTACCCATCCATGCTGGCCCTGCCTGGTAGGACATTCAGAAATCTTAAAAATAtcaacattcattttttttattaaagggatagtagttgtatgaggtacttatccatagtcagtgtattacctacagttgATTAAGTATAGTAGTTTAAGTTAAGtttgagtctggtggctttggcgagagcatatgatggatacaatggcttcagttccccgttggaaagggctgtctgacggcaaggtaaagcggtgaaaatattctaaatatagcgtacacttgaactgatttttttaggtgtcttaAATACGtttaagtacctcatacaaccccatttcaaaacacctgaactatccctttaagttgtaAAGATTTAGGGACTGTAAGAAAATTATTAGGGTACGGAGAGGGGCTGaatttttaaataatcaataaaaaaaaagcagtattATCAGTATTTTCTTTGCACACAGCAGTAATAGGTAAAGTGCTATAAATAGTCTAATTGTACATTTAACACATCCAACTTGTATTTCAGTTTCACCTGCTTTCTTTCAGTGTTCCTACACGTCACCAGAGCGCTCGCCGTCTGCGCCGTCATCACTGGTTTCTTCGGAGGCGTCCTCACACTCATCGGGATGAAGTGCACTAAAATAGGTGGATCGGAGATCGCCAATGCGAGGGTGACCTTTGCAGGCGGTATAACCTATCTGgtttcaggtaaaaaaaaagatatattctAAGATGTTTATGAGTATTAAACTTGTTTGAATATCATGCACTGAGGAAGTCTGTTTTCTGATAGGATTCTGTGGTATGATCACCTACACGATGTGGGCCAACAAAGTCATAAGCGAATTCGTAGACCCGAATTTCAGGGCGCAGAAGTGAGTACTTTTAAAGTATTGCTATTACAAggagtgatatatatatatatatatatatatatataaacagggATAAAACAATGCAGAATAACTAGCCATAACTCTTGATATACCTCAAAACTTGCTGTTCAGATTTGAACTTGGAGCTGCACTCTTCGTTGGCTGGGGAGGCTCCCTGCTTCTCCTCTCTGGAGCCACGGTGATGACGTACTTCTCTGGAAAAGAGGGTCTACCATCAACGTAAACACAAAACCTCTTGTACTTCACTTCAACAGTTGTATTGACTTTGTTATCTCGAGATAAATAACTTCACCATATATCTACTTTTTCAGTAGTTCTCCAGAAAGACGGAGGCCGGCCACTTACGCCACAGCCCGGACCAGACGGACCTACATGTTGCCGGGCACCTCGTCCAGAGTGACTCTGGTGCCGCCCCTGTTTTACGAAGGCAGGAAGAGCCGAGCAACCAGAGCAACCACAGCAACCAGAGCAACAACGAGGACCAGTGGGACCTTCAACAGGGACAGCTTCGTCTGAGACGGGACCTCTGAGCTGAGAAAGTGATCTTAAAagatctgcctgctttgttctTTTGAAAACAGGCTGAAAGGTTCAGTATGAAAGGAGAAACGTTGCTCGTAATGCACTCTCTTCCAGCTAGATGGCATCACAGCATGTAATACGACTTagtatttgtttacaaatctcttcaaaatgtaagAGTTCTCCATGCTTTAATCACCTCGCTTaacctttctgtctgtcttgccTTCATCAGGGTTGTGTCTTAGGTTAGGcttcttttcttatttatttaatttcctttgtttgctgttaatttacTTTGTGTCTTCATATGGAGTTGTTCATAAATCCTCTGCACCTGAACTTCCTCTGAGTTGCCAGAAGATGGCACTCAAAGTCAGACAATCAAACAAATGATGATGTAGTTTAGTATACTTAGTATCTATGGTGATCTATAAATCACATTACTGATCACTGGTCAAACTTAGATTCAATCCTGATGAAGGCAAACTAGCAGATAATGTTTGGTAAATAAAGCATGGTGTACTGGAGAAGAGTACACCAGTGATATTCAAGGAGGCCAAACGTTGTCAGAACAGGAAGCCGTCACAGCTGTCGCTCCCCATAAAAACGCAGCAGCTCATATTACAATTGAGTGTCATGGCCGAGTCAGCTTTTACTATAAGTCTGCTGGCCCACAACGTGACAGCAACTGTTCATTTAATGAGTCAAGTATTCAACTCATTTACTTCTGTAAAAGTAGCCAGACCACACTATAGAAATACTTCATttacttaaagggccagtgtgtagcatttagggggaatctattggcagacatggaatataacattcataacaatgttttcattagtgtatgacctgaaggccaccgtagttttcctacacacttggaaagggaggggtgagtgGAGGGGTTCTGATTTTAGATGCCAataaatccttcacactgctcctttaacagaggagtaatgtctacctgagcagagaatgaagtctccctctgcgtgttgtaatccaagcttctccgtcctttgttgacatcgccgggccgaccgatgtttttagtgcatgttagcgtgtcccactggctagctcaagggcgccgctctgcactgctctcatacggcgatAATAACGGCGTCCCGACCGACaatcgcggaagcgtagcacccaccctccggttcccccctcaggtaaacactgttagctctgtcagcactgttgccgttgtatCCACTGTTAGCACCGATAGCTatgagctgccggctcagctgttgccatgttaatctcacatttagcacctttaaagtatcaaaagtaaattaCTCATTATGATGAATTGCCCGTCAgcattttattgtcatattttttttatcattataatttcaagctaattttaactacttcaTGTACTGTTAGGTAGTTTCATCTTTTATAATCTGATCaggttttgtatgtaaaatatgaACAGTAACTAGTAACTGTTATTCTGCCTTTACATTACATGGTCCCAGGACTGAaatatgaatgagtgaatgattttATGTCACTGTTACAAAATCTGCGCTCTGTTTTATTCAGGAATTGTTTTGTGGTTAGACTTCTGTACAGCAATTTAACTTGAAATGTTCACATATAGTTGTTTCATATAGTATTTCATATATTGAAATCAATGGAAGGGGTATGTCCAAAATGTGTTCCCATCTATCCTGAGTTTTGTACGGCCTCTCAAACAGACATTTAttcttctgaaaaaaacagatacatgtctttattttctttttacaccaATTGTAATTTTTAAGATGAGGTATGCAGACCTTTAGATGACGTGATAAGAAGTCTTGCATCGCTGGAAATGCGAATCATCTTATTAAGGAAATGATGACGTGATGAATTTGTAATAAATCAGTTCTGGTTATTGATTGAAGAAAGAAAGATCCTCCGTGACGTGTGCCCAGAgtgtttcatgtcattttcaAGTATGTATTCCACAAAGAAATCTTTTATTGCTCGTATAAATATTTTCTATACAAAAATCACATTGCTTCatttaacacattataaaaattTGATGTACAAAACTTTACACAAACAGCATGTCATTTGGTGTGTGGGTTATATTTCAGTGAATATACCAAACGGGAAAAAAAACGTTGAACACTGGAGAGGTCTAAGGCAAGCAAAGAATTGGCACGAGGCATAAAGTGAGGCTGAAAATGAAAAGTCAATGGAAGCTGTGATCTCATTTATctctattttctatttattagaTTAGTCTTCTTTTCTATTCTAATATCTGAATCCAAAGTCCctttgttaaagggatagtttgggtgttttgaagtggggttgtaggTAGGTAatacacccaaactatccctttacgTTTTGCTCTCTCTGTATTATAGCTTCCATGTAATAACAGTATAAAATATGGCTATTTGGCATGGACTGTAGGTGTCAGAGGAGTTGACTGAGGTCGTTGTGTTGGTGCTTGGCGTAGAGCTACATCACCTGATCAGCCGTAGcgtttattgtatttattgctAAAGTCCTCGGAGTCGCTGATGTCGCTGAGGGAGCACAGGCTGCTCTTCAGGGTGTTTCCTGTTCCAGCTTCAGTCAGACCTGCCCGGCACAAGACAGCAACATCATCACACCTGATTATGAAACCACATTTCTCAATAAAGATCATAAGAAAAGATAAGAATAAAGATAAGAAATTCTGACCTGATTTGGGAGCCTTTCCTGTCGAGGTTCCCCAGACGCTGGTGCTGGGTGAGTCCTGGCTCTTCCTCATTGGTCCAGAGCCCTGAGCTGGTTTAGATACTTCCAGTCTGTCCTCTAAGGAGGAGACCACCCAGTCACTGCTCTCCTCTAGATCCGTGTACTGTCACCACGTACACAAAcattattcagacatttttttgaatAACATCAAACCAAGCTAAAGCACTGAGGCTCCATCACAGAGCGAATCTCACCAAGAGCTCCTGAACCTCATCCTTCCTCTCTGGTAAGATGCTgacgccccctgctggtttCTTCGTCGATCTCTCCGCATGCTGCTTC
Protein-coding sequences here:
- the LOC119483691 gene encoding claudin-10-like isoform X2, with protein sequence MWRRLAQILGLLLCLLGWGFVGCTLAMDYWRVAHLGGQGGSSVVETARYWSDLWRDCHEDSTLVVNCVGFWVLWTVKTYIQAVRGLLMIGLCLGLIGTVLTFFGMECTRIGGDRSSKDRMLITASAFHLVGCASDVAGYCLYINRVVEAFLQSKADPSKLSYEIGAPLYIGLVGSFLILLGCTVQCATACRVNHPKRHPMVPFAGEKEHIYGPSKKSHDPTNASPYKMASVVFV
- the LOC119483691 gene encoding claudin-10-like isoform X1, translating into MWRRLAQILGLLLCLLGWGFVGCTLAMDYWRVAHLGGQGGSSVVETARYWSDLWRDCHEDSTLVVNCVGFWVLWTVKTYIQAVRGLLMIGLCLGLIGTVLTFFGMECTRIGGDRSSKDRMLITASAFHLVGCASDVAGYCLYINRVVEAFLQSKADPSKLSYEIGAPLYIGLVGSFLILLGCTVQCATACRVNHPKSRHPMVPFAGEKEHIYGPSKKSHDPTNASPYKMASVVFV
- the LOC119483690 gene encoding claudin-10-like isoform X2, whose product is MKYRTVVMYLEIGCFVSCLCGWILVCSTLATEYWTWSEVGSVVLTTSNYYSNLWKDCISDTTGVSDCKDYPSMLALPVFLHVTRALAVCAVITGFFGGVLTLIGMKCTKIGGSEIANARVTFAGGITYLVSGFCGMITYTMWANKVISEFVDPNFRAQKFELGAALFVGWGGSLLLLSGATVMTYFSGKEGLPSTSPERRRPATYATARTRRTYMLPGTSSRVTLVPPLFYEGRKSRATRATTATRATTRTSGTFNRDSFV
- the LOC119483690 gene encoding claudin-10-like isoform X1; translated protein: MKYRTVVMYLEIGCFVSCLCGWILVCSTLATEYWTWSEVGSVVLTTSNYYSNLWKDCISDTTGVSDCKDYPSMLALPVFLHVTRALAVCAVITGFFGGVLTLIGMKCTKIGGSEIANARVTFAGGITYLVSGFCGMITYTMWANKVISEFVDPNFRAQKFELGAALFVGWGGSLLLLSGATVMTYFSGKEGLPSTSSPERRRPATYATARTRRTYMLPGTSSRVTLVPPLFYEGRKSRATRATTATRATTRTSGTFNRDSFV